A stretch of the Pongo pygmaeus isolate AG05252 chromosome 16, NHGRI_mPonPyg2-v2.0_pri, whole genome shotgun sequence genome encodes the following:
- the GLCE gene encoding D-glucuronyl C5-epimerase: MRCLAARVNYKTLIIICALFTLVTVLLWNKCSSDKAIQFPRRLSSGFRVDGFEKRAAAASESNNYMNHVAKQQSEEAFPQEQQKAPPVVGGFNSNVGSKVLGLKYEEIDCLINDEHTIKGRREGNEVFLPFTWVEKYFDVYGKVVQYDGYDRFEFSHSYSKVYAQRAPYHPDGVFMSFEGYNVEVRDRVKCISGVEGVPLSTQWGPQGYFYPIQIAQYGLSHYSKNLTEKPPHIEVYETAEDRDKNNKPNDWTVPKGCFMANVADKSRFTNVKQFIAPETSEGVSLQLGNTKDFIISFDLKFLTNGSVSVVLETTEKNQLFTIHYVSNAQLIAFKERDIYYGIGPRTSWSTVTRDLVTDLRKGVGLSNTKAVKPTKIMPKKVVRLIAKGKGFLDNITISTTAHMAAFFAASDWLVRNQDEKGGWPIMVTRKLGEGFKSLEPGWYSAMAQGQAISTLVRAYLLTKDHIFLNSALRATAPYKFLSEQHGVKAVFMNKHDWYEEYPTTPSSFVLNGFMYALIGLYDLKETAGEKLGKEARSLYERGMESLKAMLPLYDTGSGTIYDLRHFMLGIAPNLARWDYHTTHINQLQLLSTIDESPILKEFVKRWKSYLKGSRAKHN; the protein is encoded by the exons ATGCGTTGCTTGGCAGCTCGGGTCAACTATAAGACTTTGATTATTATCTGCGCACTCTTCACTTTGGTCACAGTACTTTTGTGGAATAAGTGTTCCAGTGACAAAGCAATCCAGTTTCCACGGCGTTTGAGTAGTGGCTTCAGAGTGGATGGGTTTGAAaaaagagcagcagcagcatctgagAGTAACAACTATATGAACCATGTGGCCAAACAACAGTCTGAGGAAGCATTCCCTCAGGAACAGCAGAAAGCACCCCCTGTTGTTGGGGGCTTCAATAGCAATGTGGGAAGTAAGGTGTTAGGGCTCAAATATGAAGAAATTGACTGTCTCATAAATGATGAACACACAATTAAAGGGAGACGAGAGGGGAACGAAGTCTTTCTTCCATTCACTTGGGTTGAGAAATATTTTGATGTTTATGGAAAGGTGGTTCAGTATGATGGCTATGATCGGTTTGAATTCTCTCATAGCTATTCCAAAGTCTATGCACAGAGAGCCCCCTATCACCCCGATGGTGTGTTTATGTCTTTTGAAGGCTACAATGTGGAAGTCCGAGACAGAGTCAAGTGCATAAGTGGGGTTGAAG GTGTGCCATTATCTACACAATGGGGACCTCAAGGCTATTTCTATCCAATCCAGATTGCACAGTATGGGTTAAGTCATTACAGCAAGAATCTAACTGAGAAACCTCCTCACATAGAGGTATATGAAACAGCAGAAGACAGAGACAAAAACAACAAGCCTAATGACTGGACTGTGCCAAAGGGCTGCTTTATGGCTAATGTGGCTGATAAGTCTAGATTCACCAATGTCAAACAGTTTATTGCACCAG AAACCAGTGAAGGTGTATCCTTGCAACTGGGAAACACaaaagattttattatttcattcgaCCTCAAGTTCCTGACAAATGGAAGTGTGTCCGTGGTTCTAGAGACCACAGAAAAGAATCAGCTCTTCACTATACATTATGTCTCAAATGCTCAGCTAATTGCTTTTAAAGAAAGAGATATATACTATGGCATTGGGCCCAGAACTTCATGGAGCACAGTTACCAGGGACCTGGTCACTGACCTCAGGAAAGGAGTGGGTCTTTCAAACACAAAAGCTGTCAAGCCAACCAAAATAATGCCCAAAAAGGTGGTTAGGTTGATTGCAAAAGGTAAGGGATTCCTCGACAACATTACCATCTCTACTACAGCCCACATGGCTGCATTTTTTGCTGCTAGTGATTGGCTAGTAAGGAACCAGGATGAGAAAGGTGGCTGGCCAATTATGGTGACCCGTAAGTTAGGGGAAGGGTTCAAGTCTTTAGAGCCAGGATGGTATTCTGCCATGGCCCAAGGGCAAGCCATTTCTACATTAGTCAGGGCCTATCTGTTAACAAAAGACCATATATTCCTCAATTCAGCTTTAAGGGCAACAGCCCCTTATAAGTTTCTATCTGAGCAGCATGGAGTTAAAGCTGTGTTTATGAATAAACATGACTGGTATGAAGAATATCCAACCACACCTAgctcttttgttttaaatggctTTATGTATGCTTTAATTGGGCTGTATGACTTAAAAGAAACTGCAGGGGAAAAACTCGGAAAAGAAGCAAGGTCCTTGTATGAGCGTGGCATGGAATCTCTTAAAGCCATGCTGCCCTTGTATGACACTGGCTCAGGAACCATCTATGACCTCCGTCACTTCATGCTTGGCATCGCTCCTAACCTGGCTCGCTGGGACTATCATACCACGCACATCAATCAGTTGCAGCTGCTCAGTACCATTGATGAGTCCCCAATCTTAAAAGAATTTGTCAAGAGGTGGAAAAGCTACCTTAAAGGCAGCAGGGCAAAGCACAACTAG